Proteins encoded within one genomic window of Candidatus Zixiibacteriota bacterium:
- a CDS encoding chemotaxis protein CheA, whose translation MSDKFTSDLLEDFVMESREHLAQIEPGLLRMESDPSQPDQATINEVFRAVHSLKGAALFFGFNGISELSNLMESLLMKVRDGDRPLTIEMIDALLKANDKLQPMIEDLNNSDAVDIRTEVALLKNIMDETTEDAPLSQSNPAGEMSFLDEDNAGIPVEVDHDAIRKLTARGNAFYFIRYHVQQDIFKAGKLPSEIVDLLGSVGTILGTEPAIDRFPASPDEDSEWDYLKFMFATVLQEDFLLEGLDLRPTQVTEFSMKQLLELVVDLKKPEDEKGDSLQRDSGSISGASQEVSSKAMTGVERVDDTLRVSVSTLNRLMDLAGELVLKRNQLKQMAESVQSPCGGMMPLIQSLDLITSDLQSAIMSARMQPVSALFGRFPRVIRELSRKTGKQIDLRLNGGDVDVDKSIIEALIDPLTHLVRNAVDHALETPEERHKANKSPRGKITLRAFHRAGQVVIELEDDGRGIDPSAVKATALRRQLLPYNKLNGMSPEELRRLIFIPGFSTSNTITDLSGRGVGLDVVRNNVERIGGNVDLRSEIGSGTTFSLNLPLTLAIMPSQIVAVGNERYAVPRASLEEMVYAGGPNSKYPIETVGDRRILNLRGELIPLIDLGELLSGQEVNSSVRFSVTGNAEGQERRNVLILQSGADRFGLIVSRLLDSEEIVVKPLSSFVKSCRFYAGATILGDGQVAMILDVAGMSEIAGLSGPGGDRETASTAVMDVGNSSPASLLVFGYGDSQRCAVPIQQISRIDKIPREKIHTINGELFVERQGALVKLFLPHRFIDLPQLNEDESHYFIITPKRTNQPVGLVAGIVYDIAESTAPVNDSEVEGSGVMGALSHDGQSILLLDIHEMIEIMDRVGKVKAEVDEQPPTSRKVCLLECNPIWRAMITHFLSGCHQVKTCCNMEEAVEVIADWQPEVVILSPGRSHGDTIPDYQPLRESGISSMKVIALTSNPADTRSAALGADAVACRFDKWSLLEVIEKTLTNSGGANE comes from the coding sequence GTGTCCGATAAGTTTACCAGCGATCTCCTTGAAGATTTCGTAATGGAATCGCGCGAACATCTGGCTCAGATAGAACCAGGTTTGTTGCGGATGGAGAGTGATCCCTCACAACCGGATCAGGCGACCATCAATGAGGTGTTCCGAGCGGTACATTCGCTTAAAGGGGCAGCGTTGTTCTTTGGTTTCAACGGGATCAGCGAGTTGTCAAACCTGATGGAAAGTCTGCTGATGAAGGTCCGTGACGGAGATCGCCCGCTTACGATAGAAATGATAGATGCCTTGCTTAAGGCCAATGACAAACTTCAGCCGATGATCGAAGACCTGAATAATTCTGATGCGGTCGATATCCGGACGGAAGTGGCATTGCTTAAAAATATAATGGATGAAACTACTGAAGATGCACCGTTGTCGCAATCGAATCCTGCCGGTGAAATGTCTTTCCTTGATGAAGACAACGCAGGTATCCCGGTCGAAGTTGATCATGATGCTATCAGGAAACTTACAGCCAGGGGAAACGCGTTTTATTTCATTCGTTATCACGTACAACAAGACATTTTTAAAGCCGGTAAATTACCGTCCGAAATAGTGGATTTGCTTGGCTCCGTAGGGACCATTCTGGGTACCGAGCCGGCAATTGACCGGTTCCCGGCAAGTCCGGATGAAGATTCTGAATGGGATTATCTGAAATTCATGTTTGCGACAGTCCTGCAGGAAGATTTCCTGCTGGAGGGTCTTGATCTTAGGCCGACTCAGGTGACTGAATTTAGCATGAAGCAGTTGCTGGAACTGGTTGTCGATCTGAAAAAGCCGGAAGATGAAAAGGGGGATTCACTCCAACGAGATAGTGGCTCGATTTCAGGGGCATCCCAGGAAGTATCTTCCAAAGCTATGACCGGTGTAGAGCGAGTCGATGACACTTTGCGTGTCTCGGTGTCTACCCTGAACCGGCTTATGGATTTAGCCGGCGAGTTGGTTTTAAAGCGCAACCAACTCAAGCAAATGGCGGAATCGGTTCAATCACCTTGCGGGGGCATGATGCCGTTGATTCAATCACTCGACCTCATTACGAGTGATTTGCAGAGTGCAATCATGAGTGCTCGCATGCAGCCCGTAAGTGCGTTGTTCGGTCGTTTTCCAAGAGTGATACGCGAGTTGTCGCGGAAGACTGGAAAACAGATTGATCTGAGGCTTAACGGTGGTGACGTCGATGTCGACAAGTCGATAATCGAAGCATTGATCGATCCGCTTACTCATTTAGTTCGTAACGCTGTTGATCACGCCCTGGAAACACCTGAAGAACGACATAAAGCGAATAAGTCACCCCGGGGTAAAATAACCCTGAGAGCGTTTCATAGAGCCGGACAAGTGGTTATCGAATTAGAGGATGATGGGCGTGGAATTGATCCTTCAGCGGTGAAAGCTACTGCACTCAGACGTCAACTACTTCCTTATAACAAACTTAACGGCATGTCTCCGGAGGAACTCCGCAGGCTGATCTTCATTCCGGGATTTTCGACTTCCAACACCATAACCGATCTGTCCGGTCGAGGAGTCGGCCTGGATGTTGTCCGCAATAACGTGGAAAGAATTGGAGGAAATGTCGATCTTCGTTCGGAAATCGGTTCGGGAACAACTTTCAGCCTCAACCTTCCACTGACTCTGGCCATTATGCCCTCACAGATAGTCGCCGTAGGCAACGAACGTTATGCCGTCCCACGCGCAAGCCTGGAGGAAATGGTATACGCCGGCGGACCGAATTCAAAATATCCGATAGAAACGGTTGGGGACCGCCGGATTCTCAATTTGAGAGGAGAACTCATTCCGTTAATAGACCTGGGTGAATTGCTTAGTGGGCAGGAGGTCAATAGCTCCGTTCGCTTCAGCGTGACCGGCAATGCCGAAGGACAAGAAAGACGAAATGTTCTGATACTGCAGTCGGGAGCTGATCGTTTTGGGCTGATCGTCAGTCGTCTTCTGGATAGTGAGGAGATTGTGGTCAAGCCACTGAGCAGTTTCGTTAAGAGCTGCCGGTTTTATGCCGGGGCAACTATTCTCGGTGATGGGCAGGTAGCAATGATCCTTGATGTTGCCGGAATGTCGGAAATTGCCGGATTGAGTGGACCCGGGGGGGATAGAGAGACTGCGTCGACAGCGGTAATGGATGTCGGTAATAGCTCTCCGGCTTCGCTGTTGGTTTTTGGATATGGCGATTCACAACGTTGTGCCGTACCTATCCAACAAATCTCTCGCATCGATAAAATTCCCAGAGAAAAAATACATACAATTAATGGTGAGCTGTTCGTGGAACGTCAGGGAGCTCTGGTCAAGTTATTCCTGCCTCACCGGTTTATTGATCTGCCACAACTCAATGAGGACGAGAGTCATTATTTCATAATAACTCCCAAACGAACCAATCAGCCGGTAGGGCTGGTGGCCGGGATTGTATACGATATCGCAGAATCAACAGCGCCAGTCAATGACTCTGAGGTCGAAGGATCAGGTGTGATGGGCGCTTTAAGCCATGACGGGCAATCGATACTTCTGCTGGATATACATGAAATGATTGAAATCATGGATCGTGTCGGTAAGGTAAAAGCAGAGGTTGATGAGCAGCCGCCAACGAGCAGAAAAGTATGCTTGTTGGAGTGTAATCCGATCTGGCGAGCCATGATTACCCATTTCCTATCAGGGTGTCACCAGGTGAAAACATGTTGCAATATGGAAGAAGCTGTTGAAGTTATTGCCGATTGGCAACCGGAAGTAGTGATTCTTTCTCCGGGGCGGAGTCATGGCGATACTATCCCTGACTATCAGCCGTTACGTGAGTCGGGGATATCTTCCATGAAGGTAATTGCTTTGACTTCCAATCCTGCCGACACCAGATCGGCTGCTCTGGGAGCCGATGCGGTGGCCTGCCGTTTCGATAAATGGTCGCTCCTCGAAGTTATCGAAAAGACTCTGACAAACTCGGGGGGAGCCAATGAGTAG
- a CDS encoding MlaD family protein, with product MKKTTTTQWSSLKVGTLLIISIAFGIWASLTGGGTSIFDNKVEFTGYFANVNGLVKGSPVWMAGVEVGNVRKIEFVNLDSARQVEVVFRIKESVWPLLTQGSVVQLGTIGLLGDKMVELIPGPVDNERIIEGNVVPTSDPGSAERMFAAGTEVLEQAGSIAGSLDSVLIRMSRGEGTLGKLSSDDQLYVHLTALSRDLTRLVQELTRNQEKIVASLQTTAEAVEHLTEKVDNSTGTLGKVISDPALYDNLASTSARLDTVMASLNNAEGSLGMLVSDTGLYVETVDLLARVNSLVADIQENPRKYFKLSVF from the coding sequence ATGAAAAAGACTACGACAACACAATGGAGTTCCCTGAAAGTAGGAACTCTGCTCATAATATCGATTGCCTTCGGAATATGGGCCTCACTGACCGGTGGCGGGACCTCGATATTCGATAACAAAGTAGAGTTCACAGGCTATTTCGCCAATGTCAACGGTCTGGTCAAGGGATCACCCGTTTGGATGGCCGGTGTCGAAGTCGGTAATGTCAGAAAAATAGAGTTCGTTAATCTCGATTCAGCCCGTCAAGTCGAGGTAGTCTTCCGTATCAAGGAATCGGTTTGGCCGCTCCTGACTCAGGGCAGTGTCGTGCAGCTTGGTACTATCGGTCTGCTTGGTGATAAAATGGTTGAGCTTATTCCCGGGCCGGTCGACAATGAGCGGATTATTGAGGGGAATGTTGTCCCCACGAGTGATCCCGGCAGTGCTGAACGCATGTTCGCCGCCGGGACGGAAGTACTGGAGCAAGCCGGTAGTATTGCCGGTAGTCTGGATTCGGTTTTAATACGTATGTCGCGCGGTGAAGGTACTCTCGGCAAACTATCGTCCGATGACCAGCTATATGTGCACCTTACTGCCCTTAGCCGTGATCTGACCAGGCTAGTGCAGGAGTTGACGCGCAATCAGGAGAAAATTGTGGCTTCGTTGCAAACTACGGCGGAAGCTGTAGAGCATCTGACGGAGAAGGTCGATAACAGCACCGGTACGCTTGGTAAGGTTATCTCCGATCCGGCTCTCTATGATAATCTTGCTTCCACCTCCGCGCGACTAGATACGGTTATGGCCAGTCTGAACAATGCCGAAGGCTCTCTGGGCATGCTGGTCAGTGATACCGGGCTTTATGTCGAAACAGTCGATCTTCTGGCCCGAGTCAACAGTCTCGTGGCGGATATCCAGGAAAACCCGAGGAAATACTTCAAGTTGTCGGTATTCTAG
- a CDS encoding ATP-binding cassette domain-containing protein, protein MISLRNVTFGYGDKIVLRNVSFDVADNEAIAVMGPSGSGKSTVLRLILGLECPYSGDVIVDGHNLCLLREREKREIRKQIGMVFQDGALFDSLTVGENVGYYLIEHTKLSWTEVESKASEMLGFVGLDSDEVIDKLPEQLSGGMQRRVAIGRALLSTNPRVMLYDEPTTGLDPQSTDNVLALIKKLKNEKTVASIVVTHQIADAFAIADRYVVIVDGQLVFDGRLEALRDCTEPLVVEFLKPFRSSMQAVLERRFVTVGVNGGV, encoded by the coding sequence ATGATCTCCCTGCGAAACGTCACTTTCGGTTATGGCGACAAGATAGTTTTACGTAATGTTTCTTTCGATGTGGCGGATAATGAAGCTATTGCCGTTATGGGGCCCTCAGGATCGGGTAAATCGACCGTGCTGCGTCTGATTCTGGGTCTCGAGTGTCCCTACTCCGGGGATGTCATCGTGGATGGTCACAATCTATGTCTTCTCAGGGAGCGCGAGAAGCGGGAGATTCGCAAGCAGATTGGGATGGTTTTTCAGGACGGCGCTTTGTTCGATTCACTGACCGTAGGGGAGAATGTCGGTTACTATTTGATTGAGCATACCAAACTATCCTGGACGGAAGTCGAAAGCAAAGCCAGTGAAATGCTTGGATTCGTTGGCTTGGACAGTGACGAAGTGATCGATAAATTACCAGAGCAATTGTCGGGGGGGATGCAACGCCGAGTGGCTATCGGACGAGCTTTGTTGTCAACCAATCCGCGAGTCATGCTCTACGACGAGCCAACGACCGGACTTGATCCGCAGTCGACCGATAATGTTCTGGCTCTGATCAAGAAGCTGAAAAACGAAAAAACGGTTGCCTCGATCGTGGTGACTCATCAGATTGCGGATGCCTTTGCCATCGCCGATCGCTACGTTGTAATCGTGGACGGTCAACTGGTGTTCGACGGTAGACTTGAGGCTCTGCGCGATTGTACCGAACCGCTGGTTGTGGAATTTCTTAAACCGTTTCGTTCATCGATGCAGGCGGTACTCGAACGCAGGTTCGTGACGGTTGGAGTGAACGGGGGAGTTTAA
- a CDS encoding ABC transporter permease, which produces MYILTAINNRLKSAAEHTQSLFFFSLKMITALFSRRTYLAETMEQMYTIGVGSLYLIVLTGVFAGQGFALAFAQELADFGAKNYLGRIMAIAILRELGPTLTGLMFAARVSSGITAEIGAMKSSNQLDAMVAFGIDPIAKIAVPRLVALVVMLPVLTVICDAIAILGGWVIAVFIAHITSTMYWASVMERMVFGNLFVGILKPFIFSFVIAFISCYFGFRSEGGTKGVGRATTNSVVASSITILIVNFFITKVVFSYIKGYL; this is translated from the coding sequence TTGTACATCCTGACAGCGATCAACAACCGATTGAAGAGTGCCGCCGAGCACACTCAATCGCTGTTCTTTTTTTCGCTCAAGATGATAACCGCCCTGTTTTCGCGGCGTACCTATTTAGCCGAGACGATGGAGCAGATGTACACGATTGGGGTGGGGTCGTTGTACTTGATCGTACTCACCGGTGTTTTTGCCGGGCAGGGCTTTGCGCTGGCTTTTGCGCAGGAACTGGCCGATTTCGGAGCCAAGAACTATCTCGGACGGATCATGGCTATCGCCATCTTACGTGAGTTGGGACCTACCCTGACCGGTCTGATGTTCGCAGCCCGGGTATCGTCCGGTATAACGGCTGAGATAGGCGCCATGAAATCTTCCAATCAGCTTGATGCGATGGTTGCTTTCGGTATCGATCCGATTGCTAAAATCGCCGTACCGCGATTGGTGGCGCTGGTAGTCATGTTGCCGGTTTTAACCGTCATTTGCGATGCTATTGCTATTCTCGGCGGCTGGGTAATCGCGGTGTTTATTGCCCATATTACCTCGACCATGTACTGGGCCAGTGTGATGGAGCGCATGGTTTTCGGCAATCTATTCGTTGGAATTCTAAAGCCATTTATCTTCTCGTTCGTGATCGCCTTTATCTCCTGTTATTTCGGTTTCAGGTCGGAAGGCGGCACCAAAGGAGTCGGCCGGGCAACGACCAACTCGGTGGTAGCCTCATCGATTACGATCCTGATTGTAAATTTCTTCATAACTAAGGTGGTGTTCTCGTACATCAAGGGGTACTTATGA
- a CDS encoding T9SS type A sorting domain-containing protein, producing MKRTNLTLVVLTIMLVPAMVFGAADQFFAAKGTLGDDNTITVPLQITNKDNLAAMDIALGFSEGVTLQEVNFEGTRVEYFDLKIASIDNEANTVIIGLLPQMTETAKPDLGAGEGAVANLVFTVDDPSVEDITLEAIETEAPYHSLTFVYHQDNEIVTEKPEFNPTRVSMSEVNGLVPDQFYLAQNYPNPFNPSTTFKFSLSEAGEVDLSVYNVLGQKVSTVVSGTLDAGQHEVTWDGEQFSSGVYFYRLTTPTNTETKKMMLLK from the coding sequence ATGAAAAGAACTAACCTGACACTGGTAGTTCTCACGATTATGTTGGTCCCGGCGATGGTCTTTGGCGCGGCCGACCAATTCTTTGCGGCTAAGGGGACTCTCGGCGACGACAACACAATCACGGTCCCGTTGCAGATCACTAACAAAGACAACCTCGCAGCGATGGACATTGCTCTCGGATTCTCCGAAGGAGTGACCTTGCAGGAGGTGAACTTTGAGGGCACACGGGTCGAGTATTTTGATTTGAAAATCGCTTCTATCGACAACGAAGCGAACACGGTCATTATCGGACTGTTGCCGCAGATGACCGAAACCGCAAAACCCGATTTGGGCGCCGGCGAAGGAGCTGTGGCCAATCTGGTCTTCACGGTGGATGATCCCTCGGTCGAAGATATTACCCTGGAAGCAATCGAAACCGAGGCGCCGTATCACAGCCTGACTTTCGTTTACCATCAGGACAACGAAATCGTGACTGAGAAGCCGGAATTCAATCCCACCAGGGTATCGATGTCGGAGGTCAACGGATTAGTGCCGGATCAGTTCTATCTGGCGCAGAATTACCCGAATCCGTTCAACCCGTCGACCACATTCAAATTCTCTTTGTCTGAGGCCGGTGAGGTTGACCTGTCGGTGTACAACGTGCTGGGCCAGAAGGTCAGCACGGTCGTCTCCGGAACGCTTGATGCCGGTCAGCATGAAGTAACCTGGGACGGCGAGCAGTTCTCAAGCGGTGTTTATTTCTATCGTCTGACGACGCCGACGAACACCGAAACCAAGAAGATGATGCTGCTTAAGTAA
- a CDS encoding DMT family protein yields the protein MNKYLITTLLLCCSNVFMTFAWYGHLRNLSHKPVIIAALISWGIALFEYLLQVPANRIGHTVMTVGHLKILQEIITLSVFVPFSILYLKEKLTLDYLWAGLCLLGAVFFIFRARLIGA from the coding sequence TTGAATAAGTACTTGATTACTACCCTGCTGCTCTGTTGCAGTAATGTTTTTATGACCTTTGCCTGGTATGGTCATCTGCGTAATCTCTCCCACAAACCGGTGATTATCGCTGCCTTGATAAGCTGGGGGATCGCCCTGTTTGAATACCTGTTGCAGGTACCAGCCAACCGAATCGGGCACACGGTTATGACTGTCGGTCACCTCAAGATTCTTCAGGAAATCATTACTCTCTCGGTGTTCGTACCGTTTTCGATCCTTTATCTCAAGGAGAAACTTACGCTCGATTATCTCTGGGCTGGGTTATGCCTTCTGGGAGCGGTATTTTTCATTTTCCGGGCACGGTTGATCGGAGCCTGA
- a CDS encoding oligopeptide transporter, OPT family encodes MSENNDNGNDFQPVIPASKNIAEVTWKAIILGSIISVLFGVANAYLGVKFGMTVSASIPAAVISMAILRLISGRNVTVLENNIVQTIGSAGESLAAGIIFTIPAFFIWSANSELVASGYIHEVSKMQIFWLSMLGGGLGILLMIPLRRYLVHDEHKTLRFPEGTACAEIIVAGDEGGNKAKTVFFGIGIGALYKILYDMLRVWSQTPSYDFKKILKGGTIGIDATPVLLGVGYIIGPQIAALMLSGAVLGYLGIGPLLAFIGDQLPAGTIVAPGTIPLADMDASALRDAYIKYVGVGAVVLGGFVSLIKSFPVIISSFSKGFTQIFGKGTTDTAVPRTDKDIPMKWVLLGVAVIIIAIWMLPGTELHLLGAALAVLFGFFFVVVAARIVGVVGSSSSPVSGMTIATLLVTCLVLMYFGVEGTSGMITAMSVGAVVCIAVCMSGDIAQDLKTGYLLGATPWKMQLTEFIGLLFPAIAMGFTLYYLNEAFGFVEGATVREPLLAPQANVMATVVQGIMNANLPWAPILVGIFVALAVELLGASSLPFAIGLYLPLSLSMPIMIGGVVAALVKRYSKKEKFTDRNLAGILFSSGIVAGDALIGVTVAFMIGSWGTYEQFYNKHESMTDTLTGSFGPWVAIVAFALLTLLLARTAFKGLDKK; translated from the coding sequence GTGTCAGAAAACAACGACAACGGCAACGACTTCCAACCGGTAATACCGGCCTCGAAAAATATCGCTGAAGTTACCTGGAAAGCGATTATCCTCGGCTCGATTATCTCCGTCCTATTCGGCGTCGCCAACGCCTACCTCGGCGTCAAATTCGGCATGACCGTCTCCGCCTCGATACCTGCGGCGGTGATCTCGATGGCGATCCTGCGCCTGATTTCGGGACGCAATGTAACTGTGCTTGAAAACAATATCGTGCAGACCATCGGCTCGGCGGGTGAGTCACTAGCAGCCGGTATCATCTTCACGATCCCCGCATTTTTCATCTGGTCGGCCAACAGCGAACTGGTGGCTTCGGGGTACATCCACGAAGTCTCCAAAATGCAGATTTTCTGGCTGTCGATGCTCGGCGGCGGACTCGGGATTCTGCTGATGATCCCGTTGCGGCGTTATCTGGTCCACGACGAGCACAAAACGTTGCGCTTCCCCGAAGGAACCGCCTGTGCTGAGATTATCGTGGCCGGTGACGAAGGGGGCAATAAAGCCAAAACGGTGTTTTTCGGCATAGGCATAGGAGCGCTCTATAAAATTCTCTACGATATGCTGCGCGTCTGGTCGCAAACGCCGAGCTATGATTTCAAGAAAATTCTCAAGGGCGGCACGATCGGCATCGATGCCACCCCGGTCCTTCTCGGCGTCGGCTATATCATCGGTCCCCAGATTGCAGCACTGATGCTCTCCGGGGCGGTGCTTGGTTACCTTGGAATCGGGCCGCTGCTGGCCTTTATCGGCGACCAGCTTCCGGCTGGAACGATCGTAGCTCCTGGCACGATTCCTCTGGCCGACATGGATGCCTCCGCGTTGCGCGATGCTTATATCAAGTACGTCGGCGTCGGGGCGGTCGTGTTAGGCGGATTCGTTTCCCTGATAAAATCATTCCCGGTAATTATCTCATCCTTCAGCAAGGGCTTTACTCAGATATTCGGTAAAGGAACAACCGACACCGCCGTACCGCGAACGGACAAGGACATCCCGATGAAATGGGTACTGCTGGGAGTGGCGGTGATTATTATTGCGATATGGATGCTTCCGGGCACGGAACTACATCTGCTTGGTGCGGCACTGGCGGTATTATTCGGATTCTTCTTCGTGGTCGTTGCAGCTCGAATTGTCGGTGTTGTGGGCTCCTCTTCCTCACCGGTTTCGGGTATGACCATCGCCACACTGCTGGTTACTTGTCTGGTGCTGATGTATTTCGGCGTTGAGGGAACCTCCGGTATGATCACGGCGATGTCGGTCGGAGCGGTGGTTTGTATCGCAGTTTGTATGTCCGGAGATATTGCCCAAGACCTGAAAACCGGCTATCTGCTCGGTGCCACCCCCTGGAAAATGCAGTTGACCGAGTTTATCGGGCTGCTCTTCCCCGCTATTGCGATGGGTTTCACGCTGTACTATCTCAATGAAGCGTTCGGTTTCGTCGAGGGAGCAACCGTGCGCGAACCATTGCTCGCACCGCAGGCCAACGTCATGGCGACAGTGGTTCAGGGAATCATGAATGCCAATCTGCCCTGGGCGCCGATCCTGGTTGGCATTTTCGTTGCCCTGGCGGTTGAATTGCTGGGAGCGTCGTCGCTGCCGTTCGCGATCGGACTCTATTTACCGTTGTCATTGTCAATGCCGATAATGATTGGCGGCGTCGTAGCAGCTTTGGTAAAACGCTATTCGAAGAAGGAGAAGTTTACCGACCGTAATCTGGCCGGAATTCTGTTCTCCTCCGGAATTGTAGCAGGCGACGCCCTGATCGGGGTGACGGTAGCCTTCATGATTGGCTCGTGGGGAACATACGAGCAATTCTATAACAAACACGAGTCCATGACCGACACCCTGACCGGCTCATTCGGACCGTGGGTTGCTATAGTTGCTTTCGCCCTGCTGACCCTGCTGCTGGCGCGGACAGCGTTCAAGGGACTGGATAAGAAGTAA
- a CDS encoding glycosyltransferase family 39 protein — MSKQNDLIRKNTVPLLLALLAIAVRVIYLLGLSKNPTFILPLVDEKWHWEWAHEILNGSFFGEGAYFRAPLYPYFLALLAKLTGSSVLGAKILQSLLSGVTSFFLFKLSEKLFSRRVAIFTALVYAFYGTLVFYETAFLIPGLFLMLTVWGMYRLVAYRDNDSVKTWILTGIVFGLAALARPNILLTVPVLMIWRYWIGPKGVSFMTRARRPLLLLAGLVIAILPVTVRNVIVTGDLILISSQGGINLHLGNNPYANGLTMLMPEVDLDESVTWRDFNRVTLLAAEREAGHPLSSGEESSFWTGKALKFMVDDPGKFLGLVGKKTLYLLTGFENSDNSDLYFQRHKSTLYSWLVWDKPIYFPFGLLMPLALLGIAVLWDRRGDLAPIYLFLIAYVPTIVLFLVTARHRLPLVPFLIMIAVAGVGRIWTQKKQYNARQFILAGLALVVVILVLNRTYFDQRHGSDFQAHYNEGLRYQRLEDWSHAEQEYLLADEDFPGSAPLANNLGFTQFMQEKYELAAQNYHRAITLNPDYAPAYNNLGQIVYLKGEIDSAFVLFQTARTHFDRKRARAKDLGQVLLNLGDVFEDKGQIDSARMAFDSAVYLDSLSSKTYTRAAAFFARHQEWDRTDSLYKWSFSLQGDLTAVDYFNWALSFVQRGRLESGVNMMDMCLKRDSTIYQAYYVLALAYQEGGHPPDSALKYLDKCLRFAPDYEPAVQMKKLLLER, encoded by the coding sequence ATGAGCAAGCAAAACGATCTGATACGAAAAAACACCGTCCCACTGTTACTGGCATTACTGGCGATAGCGGTACGAGTAATCTACTTACTGGGACTTTCGAAGAATCCGACGTTCATTCTTCCGCTGGTCGACGAGAAATGGCATTGGGAATGGGCGCATGAGATTCTGAACGGATCGTTTTTCGGCGAGGGAGCTTATTTCCGCGCTCCGCTCTATCCTTATTTCCTGGCGCTGTTGGCCAAATTGACCGGCAGCTCGGTGCTGGGTGCCAAAATACTGCAATCACTGCTCAGCGGTGTGACCTCGTTTTTCCTGTTCAAGCTGTCCGAGAAATTGTTTTCAAGACGAGTCGCAATTTTCACGGCACTGGTTTACGCCTTCTACGGCACATTGGTTTTCTATGAAACGGCCTTCCTGATTCCGGGATTGTTTTTAATGCTGACGGTCTGGGGAATGTATCGGCTGGTAGCCTATCGAGACAATGATTCCGTTAAAACCTGGATCCTGACCGGGATAGTGTTCGGCTTAGCGGCGCTGGCGCGACCGAACATTCTGCTGACCGTTCCGGTGTTGATGATCTGGCGCTATTGGATCGGTCCCAAAGGGGTGTCATTCATGACACGAGCCCGTCGGCCGTTGTTACTGCTGGCCGGGTTGGTGATAGCGATCCTGCCGGTGACGGTGCGCAATGTGATCGTCACAGGCGATCTGATTTTGATTTCATCACAGGGGGGGATCAATCTCCATCTGGGAAACAATCCCTATGCCAACGGCCTGACAATGCTGATGCCCGAAGTGGACCTGGACGAATCGGTTACCTGGCGGGATTTCAACCGCGTGACTCTGCTGGCGGCTGAACGTGAGGCCGGACATCCGCTGAGCTCCGGTGAGGAGTCCTCGTTCTGGACCGGAAAAGCGCTGAAGTTCATGGTCGACGATCCGGGCAAGTTTCTTGGTCTGGTGGGTAAAAAGACGCTTTATTTGCTGACTGGTTTCGAAAACAGCGACAACAGCGACCTGTACTTCCAGCGACACAAATCCACTCTTTATTCCTGGCTGGTCTGGGATAAGCCAATCTATTTCCCGTTCGGTCTGCTTATGCCCTTAGCCCTTCTCGGAATAGCCGTTTTATGGGATCGCCGGGGTGATCTGGCGCCGATATATTTATTCCTTATCGCTTATGTACCGACCATCGTGCTGTTCCTGGTCACGGCTCGACATCGTTTGCCGCTGGTGCCTTTCCTGATTATGATCGCCGTCGCCGGTGTCGGACGTATCTGGACGCAAAAAAAGCAATACAACGCCCGTCAGTTCATCCTGGCCGGACTGGCGCTGGTAGTGGTTATACTGGTTCTCAATCGAACTTATTTCGACCAAAGACACGGCAGTGATTTCCAGGCCCATTACAACGAAGGCCTCCGCTATCAACGGCTGGAGGATTGGTCTCACGCCGAGCAGGAATATCTGCTTGCCGATGAAGATTTCCCCGGATCGGCTCCCCTGGCCAACAACCTCGGATTCACTCAGTTCATGCAGGAGAAATATGAACTGGCCGCACAAAATTACCATCGTGCAATCACCCTCAATCCGGATTATGCCCCGGCATACAATAACCTGGGGCAAATAGTTTATCTCAAGGGAGAAATCGACTCGGCTTTCGTACTATTCCAGACAGCCAGAACGCATTTCGATCGGAAACGAGCCCGCGCAAAGGATCTGGGACAGGTGTTGCTAAACCTGGGTGATGTGTTTGAGGATAAAGGACAAATCGACTCGGCCCGGATGGCGTTCGATTCAGCGGTTTATCTTGACAGCCTCAGCAGTAAAACTTACACCAGAGCGGCAGCGTTTTTTGCGCGCCATCAGGAGTGGGATCGCACCGATTCACTCTACAAATGGTCGTTCAGTCTCCAGGGAGACCTTACGGCAGTGGACTATTTCAACTGGGCGCTCTCGTTCGTTCAGCGGGGCCGACTGGAGTCGGGAGTGAACATGATGGATATGTGTCTCAAACGCGATTCGACTATTTATCAGGCCTACTACGTGCTTGCCCTGGCTTACCAGGAGGGTGGACATCCCCCTGATTCCGCTCTCAAGTATTTGGACAAATGTTTGCGGTTTGCCCCGGATTACGAACCGGCCGTCCAGATGAAAAAGCTCTTATTGGAAAGATAA